One genomic region from Hemiscyllium ocellatum isolate sHemOce1 chromosome 13, sHemOce1.pat.X.cur, whole genome shotgun sequence encodes:
- the LOC132821351 gene encoding hepatic and glial cell adhesion molecule-like: MLTLLSVFNLLILYGTESSAISTIIINATVGDQVLFPLPIHCGSQYEVEFLLKLPINAKLASWSNGTSHKHALYEKRLQIHQNGSLALQKVQINDTGLYEIHINYCDTPMMETTITKFDLQVFEPVSKPLITINCSTENASLGCSVSKGTNVALYWEIQPKSGPSNRIDGEAELVISHGHEQDKYTCVVQNPISNATSDQQTLEMCNDQSSKGLVLFTYISTATILLFGLAIIIFIYIAKLTTRDKGNNTAIEKWNEETCYLSDGAIEATYITRIRSS, encoded by the exons ATGCTCACACTGCTTTCAG TGTTTAATTTGCTTATACTGTATGGAACAGAGAGCTCAGCCATATCCACAATCATCATTAATGCAACTGTGGGTGACCAGGTTCTGTTTCCTTTGCCTATCCATTGTGGATCTCAGTATGAAGTAGAATTTCTATTAAAATTACCAATTAATGCTAAACTTGCTTCATGGAGTAATGGTACATCTCACAAACATGCATTGTATGAAAAAAGACTGCAAATACACCAAAATGGCTCTCTGGCACTGCAGAAAGTACAGATTAATGACACAGGACTGTATGAAATACATATCAATTACTGTGATACACCAATGATGGAAACAACTATAACAAAGTTTGATTTGCAAGTGTTTG AGCCAGTTTCCAAGCCTTTAATAACAATAAATTGTTCAACTGAAAATGCCAGCCTGGGCTGCTCTGTCTCCAAGGGAACAAATGTCGCATTATACTGGGAAATACAACCCAAGTCTGGACCCAGCAATAGAATCGATGGTGAAGCTGAACTGGTGATAAGTCATGGTCATGAGCAGGACAAATACACGTGTGTAGTACAAAATCCAATCAGCAATGCAACCAGCGACCAACAGACATTAGAGATGTGTAATGACCAAAGTTCTAAAG GTTTGGTACTTTTCACCTATATAAGTACTGCAACTATATTGCTTTTTGGTTTGGCTATAATTATATTTATCTACATAGCAAAACTAACAACCCGTGATAAAGGAAACA ACACAGCAATTGAAAAATGGAATGAAGAAACATGCTACCTGAGTGATGGAGCTATTGAAGCCACATATATTACTAGGATTCGTTCAAGCTAA